In the Necator americanus strain Aroian chromosome X, whole genome shotgun sequence genome, AAATGCTCGTTAATAAATCCCCCTCAGAATTCCCTCTTTAGGTTAATCGCAAACAGAGTTACATCCGATATACAGAgatcactttttatttcattttagatTAAGAGAAATAGACGAAAATCCTcggaattggaaaaaaatattggtgGTAAAGTTGCAGAATGAAGAGGGAGTGaggagggaatttttttttaaatgattttaatAAGAAAGTAAACGGATGACGTcagatactttttttctgcgatgTTGGCAATAGATAAGATTGTGGAAACCTGGGAAACCTGTTCCATAACCTCGAATCAATCAATTCTCGACCACTACCACTACAGGATTTATGACTTGGAATAGCAAAGTCTACTTATTCGTTGGATTTTGATTGAACGAGATGTCACCAGTATTTTCAAGCTATAAAATTAatagaatagtttttttttgacaagaaAACAGTACTAGCATCTTTTCTTTCGAtgaaaataagggaaaaaaaaacagaacagcaGTTCCATAGCAGTGGTCAAAAACAGATCAAATTACAATCGTTGTGTTCGAGAAATTCGAACAGAACTGTGgtgatcgatttttttttccttcgaaatgATGTTTTATTGTGGAGGATTCGCTCGAATATTATTCGATTCGCTTGGAAAAGAGGATTGAGTGATAGGAGTCGAATGAGGCGGTGCTATTTCTGTAATGTATGCGTGTagttcttgatttttgcagaaatcgtTGCTGTTTTCATCCGTGCGGGTGAGCGAGTGGAGAGGAGGGCACAAAGGAGTGTGTGAGAGAAGGCAGCCGCTCATTGATCGCGATTGCCGGCCCGTGTGCGGTTGGCAGTTGTGTTTTGCTTCTGTTGTTTCTGGATTGCTAGAATATATTCAATTCCTTTGTAAATCAACCTATTTTGACTTTTCTCGAAACTggaatgaattttcaaaattccatcCGTTAAATTGTCGTGCACTTTGCTTACACTATGTTGCGAATTTTTGCTGTCCCAGAGATTGTGAGACGCGCGTGGCGATACGGCGATGCAGAAAGTATGCACAATTGATCTCTGTATCtgcattttgttcttttgcgCTTTGCACGTAGCGACAAAATATCGCCTAGTGTTTGATCGACTTTTTCTCATCGTCATCGTCATCCATCTGAACCGTTTCGCATTTCATGGAAATGAATTCGATTTGGTACTTTAGAGATGCTGATACTGAACGCGCCGTTCATCATCTACGATGCGTTACAACACTGGTTTTCGAAAGAAGGTTccccttttttcaaattttaagtgTAATTCCGCACGCTCCAACATAGTGAAATggttgtggattttttttctctcggaaTTTTGCCGGAAATCTAGACAATTAACAAATGTTGGATGCGGTATGAAGTGCTTATAGAAAAACTAGCCATACTCTATTAGAATAGATTTTTGTTAGTTCATTTTGTGTGAGTGCTGCCTTGTTTTCGCAAAAACTGGTCCTAAGCGGGATGAGATTTGTGGCAGTTGTCCGATATTGCAAACTATCGTGGGTATACAAATGTACGCTTCGCTCCTAACGCAATGACTTGTCATTTACAGTAAGATATCGAAATAGTTTAATTCGTAGTAAAATGGTAGTAAATTGTGGTACTGTAAGTGAGCAACAAATCGTTGCTTTagcaatttaattttataaaaattgcaATGCAACCCGTATTGCCTGCTTATTCTAACTGCGTGATTAATCGCTCTAAAAATAATGATTGATTTAGccggacttttttttacactttctaTCTTATCTCTGGATATTCTCTAATCTTGTATTACTCATGAGTTAGGCATTCAGATAATTCAGTTCAGTACAAACGGCTCCATATAAAAGTTAATGGACAACTGTAATGTGCCATGTACCTTAGCCTCTGcgaggaccagttctcgctgAACTGCACTGGCTGTCTGCATGCTAATctgcactcatttttttctcaaaaatatgcAGCAAACCTGCATATTAAAATCACGGAACCAGCAGAGGCGGGTTTTTCTTGTGGATTACAAGATTAACAATGATGAAGGAGATCCATTATCAATGGGTGGGACTTAATGGTGTTGATGATTCGTCAAGGAAGCGTGACCAATCAGGGGCGCAACTTCTATTCTGATCTCATACGTTGTGTTCGACGAGATTGGTGATTATACCTCTACCATTTCTTAATCTTCGCTTACACTTAGATCTTCAATGcacttttctctttcctaatacaacttttttttctctggtatCGCCATCCAGATTGCAGTTCTTCTATGCCAGATGTCTACTTCGTAGTTTTTGTTCTGTGAAATTTGTCTTGTCCTGGAAGTAGAACATAAGTGGGtatgatttattttaaatagttGTAGTTATAGGTCAGTCTTCTGGTGGACCTGGGTATCGTATACGGTACGTTACAGTGAAAGGAATGTCTCTTGGAAAGTTGAGCATCGATAAGGTGTgtatatatagatatatatatctacaaatatatttttttaacgtggaatttaattttttccaggtTGACGTAAAGGGGAAGCGGGTACTTATTCGGGTGGACTTCAACGTGCCGCAGAAGGATGGGAAGATCACGAACAATCAACGTGTGGTTGCAGCTATACCAACAATAAAGGTATGAATTACAGTAATCAGGGGGAAAAGTATACAAAGGATAGAGTGAAGAATAGATTTCTAAGAGAGAtttccagtgtttttttttttgtcaaaatacTGTTCCTGTTAGAAAGATGAATACAATTCCGTATTTTGTTAGAGTTATTACAGTATACGTCTAGAGATGCTGAGACAAAtttctggcaaaaaaaaatcgaatgaaaAAGACTTTTATATAATTAGTGATAACAACAGTATTTTTACACTAATAGGATCGAAACGAAGGATTGAATGTTTATTTAATTAGGAGTGAAAaactggaagaattttttcttgtggttGTGAGAGGGTAGCTAACCAAGCTGCTAAAGAGGTATGAAAGAGTTTTGcttcataaaaaaatgaaattccatAAAACTACTTTCTTTGAGTATAATTCCGTTTCAACTACAtaaataaaaccaataaaaatattgaataatgAATGTAATAAGGTAATATATTAGTAAATATAATCAAATAGGTAATGTTTTAGTACTGTTTGGACAATGGTGCTAAAGCAGTGGTTCTCATGTCACATCTTGGACGTCCAGATGGTCAGAAGAACATGAAATTCACGCTAGCTCCAGTAGCAGAAGAGCTAAAAAAGCTTTTGAACAAGTAAtaaaaggagttttttttttgaaaaaaggagattttattttaaaaaaaagctgttgtaGAGAAGTGAAATTCTTGCCGGATTGTGTTGGTGCAGAAGTTGAAGCTGCCGTCGCTGATCCAGCCCCAGGAtctattttccttttggaAAATCTACGATTTTACGTAGAAGAAGAAGGCAAAGGCGTCAATGAACATGGTGAAAAAGTAAGCGACGGTTTTAGCTGAATTTTATAGGATGTGAAAATGCTGAGCATCGATGATCTCCTTCCAGATCAAAGCTGATCATGATGCCGTGGAGAAATTCCGTGCCTCTCTGACCAAACTTGGTGATATCTATGTAAATGATGCTTTCGGAACTGCACATAGAGCTCACAGGTTAGTTAGTGACAGTTGTCtccatattttcttcattttttttttaaattcacgaACATCAACGGTGcgccagaaaaaaacactttttctttgtcagaatattttttgaaaaattcgaaatccaTTTTATTGTTAGTGGAACTTTGCGCAGTCCTTTTGTTGGCGGATAACTGGTCGAACATTTCGTTCTCCTATGTAAGAGAAATCTGCCACAAACTGTCATTTCATcataattattcttttttttttcagttctatgGTTGGTGTTAAATTGGATACTCGTGCATGCGGATTTTTGATGAAGAATGAACTAGTATACTTtggaaaggtaaaaaaaaattccctccAGTTAACTAACTAATAGGATTTCTAAGTTGTGTGTTTCAGGCTCTAAGCGATCCGGACAGGCCATTCCTTGCTATTCTAGGTGGTGCTAAAGTTGCTGATAAGATTCAGTTGATCAAGAACATGTTGGATAAGGTAACAAAAATATTAAGGATGGTTCGTTTGTTGTTAACGCTGAGTTCCACGGATATGATTCCAGGTTAATGAAATGATTATCGGTGGCGGCATGGCGTTCACTTTCCTCAAAGTCGACCAGAATGTTGAGATCGGGAATTCACTCTATGATGAGGAAGTATGTGATCAGAGCTCATACGTTCCTTACGTTTTATGTTAATTGTGGAACGTTAATTATATTGTGCTGTAATTATTTTTAcgttttatattatattatatattattatttatattttcagtctttttcgaaaaaattcacaatatTCAGGGAGCTAAGATTGTCAAGGATTTGTTGGCGAAGgcaaaggaaaagaatgtaCTGATTCATTTGCCGGTCGATTTTGTTGTTGGAGATAAATTCGCAGAAGATGCGAACTCAAAAGTTACCACTCTTGCCGAAGGAGTTCCCGCTGGTACGACTACCATTAGAgattttttattccaaaaaattctacTGAGATAGCTTCCAATAATATTATGTACTATAGGACACATGGGTTTGGACGTCGGACCAAAATCCCAGGAACTATTTGCTGAAGCTGTCGCTAGAGCAAAGACCATAGTCTGGAATGGACCACCAGgagtttttgaatttgaaaaattctcacaAGGAACAAAATCTTTAATGGATGCCGTTGTAAAAGCTACCGCATCTGGAGCTGTGACGATCATTGGTAGGTGGACGTCTACATTTGTGCACTTATCCTATTTCTTATTGgagttttaaaatatttgagtTGTGATTTATTCCATCCTACCTTTCTAATCCCtgttttgcaggaaaaaagttATAGTAGCTTACTGCACAAGTgctaatagttttttttactagtccAATCCAAAGCAATATGTCCACTTgtagaatttttgcaaaaatttactaaaattcccgagttgtttcttttctcacttctttttctaaagatgTGAAAAAGTCCTGAATTTGGTGGATATCCTCTAGACAATGATACCGTAACAACGAGAATTATTCCATTAAAATCGCTtgcgttcaaaaaaaaaaagaaaggaaaaaagaagataagaaaAGGAACAGATGGACAGAGATTGTGAAAAACGCACTTTCtactgcagatttttttttgtattttaataaAATCTTTTCCGATTAACTTTTAAGCCAGATAATCTTTTTGCCTTTTCGTAGTTATAAAATTTCTGCTAATTCTAGCATATAAAGCAATAAATCAAGGAAGCATATAAATCATCATACTGTTTCATTACTGTAGGCGATATAATGAAAAGACGTATTCGAATTCGTCCTAAGTTCCTTAGTTATTATTCCTAGTTAATAATTCCTTAGTTAGTCTATGACCTTTATATAATTAGAAAATGTTTTGATCACAAATGAACATTGGAGTtatattttttgcttctaagaataaaaatgagcgggttgaattttcttttgcagtGAACAAGTAAATAGCAGCTTTCcataatagatttttttatctATGATACTGAACAATAACTTCTTATTTCCTCGTACCAAAGGAGTCTGAAGGTTTAGGACAAAATAAGTGTTTAGCAGTGATGATtgctaaaaataatttttcgagCATTTCCGTGAAGTTCAACGGTTTTAAAGAATTTGACTTCTATTCATTTGATCCGCATCCaccgcaaaagaaaaaaaatttttgtgatCGGCATTGATATTTACTTAAAAGCATtggatgtgattttttttaaacgattttttgttgacgtgtttttttttcgagacatgcaaaacgaaaatttgCATAGTGGCcacttccatttgttccttcTAAACTAGTTCTAAATTTGATTTGTTACTAGTAAAACAAACTAGTAAAATGGTGGCGGACTATGATTTCGTCCTCTTATTTTGTGTGAATTACCTCTGCTAGCCCATTTCCGGGGTAACAACCATGGTTAGCTTGGCACACAGTGACGCTTTTCCTATTGAttgtcttttattttctccatGATTCCTCACTTCTTCATCTCAGTATCGTTTTCGAATGCGTACACGAGTTGATCCCAGGATGATCAACTCATTGTTAAAAAGTAGAGTGAAAGCTTATaaactagttgttttttttttttggtggaagCCAATAAACAACTTGTTTACGTCACGAACGCAAATAAAACTAGGTTGTCAGGGATTGATGTAGTCGAATTAATTTACTGTGTTTTTCCGCTTCGTACCAtgtttaattgattttttgtgaGATTCTTGTAAACATCCTACACCATGAATACTAAGTAGCGCAATCGAAAGTACTGAACATGAAGAACTCATATTTGTTatcgttatttatttaattcccAGAAGAAGAGTAGTCATGACCTCTTCTACTAATACCATTTACCTCTACtttcatttaattaattgtctattttttaaaaaattttattatctcTTGGgatggtgtagcgcagtcggtaagaggtcctgTTGCAGCTGTATCATgatcaaatccgccctagtttCAACCAAACGTGTCATCCCTaaggggtcaataaattgttaCCACATTTTTCAgcgaagataaaaacactgactggaTATATTGGctaaattgaagtgatcgCGGTGGCTCATCTTGAGCGGATTGATcagcgccagacactttaccctttatccactttataaACTCTACAAATTAAAGTAAAAGCTATAAAAATGTCAACAAATAGATTCAATAGATGCTCATCATTCActtaatttttaacttttaatttttaactatCGTTAGTAGAAGGAACTATACACCTTCATACGCTATCGTTTTTGATATGCTGTAGTTTATGTTTACTCTACATACTTTACTTTATCCGCtatctctgtttttttctattattttctttattattatctctattttttgtgtttcaaacaaaaattcttgGGGATTCTGAAAAGATCTAATCTGAAGACACGTTAATATTTAGGAGGTGGAGATACTGCAACTGCTTGTAAGAAATTCAAAACCGAAGACAAAGTCAGTCATGTGTCTACAGGAGGAGGTGCTAGTCTGGAACTTCTCGAAGGtgtgttagttttttttttttggtttgtatGACTACAATTAATTTTGAAGCATATTTTGAGTCCTTAGGAATACAGACTTTAATAATGAATTATTCAGGAAAAGTACTACCTGGCGTAGACGCACTCTCTCCTGCTCCATAAACTCGCTCACATTGTAGCCGAAAGCATCCTTAGACAAaattagagatttttttttcttcaaaaggatGTGCATTTTAAATTAGATTGTGGTAAACGTGTAATAGGGTAGAGATTTATTTTTGACCTCTTTGATGTTGAATGTGTAAGAGTTTGTGACCCTTTTGTTGTATGAGTGGTTTTCTcaactataaataaaaaatcttttcttttttatctaaAATTCAGATAGCAGAGCATGTTAGAGAGATTTGATTACATTCATGGTTTTAACAGATTGATGGTGTACATGCCTGGAAGTGCTATAATTTACATCACAAATTCGGACAGCTGTGCAGAAAAGGAACTTTCGAACTCATCATAGTTCAAAAGTTCTATAAAAGCGGTTTAGTAATGGAGGGAATCCCGTTCCACCCCATCTTTATGCCATCTGACACCGCCTACATCAGTTAAGCGCTGTAGGATCCGACTCACTTCTTTCTGGCGCTGACGCACAAACTCGGCGCGGTGAAACCCAACACAGCTCCAATGTGGCGCAGTGGATCCCGACTCACCTTGTGGCGGCGGTGAACCAATTTGGCGTAGCGGCACCTAACTCGTTTTCCAACACCGGCACACCAACTTGAAGCAGTGGGACCCATCTCGATCCTTGCCCATCGTTTCACCGTAATTCATTCCCATTCAGACGCCAGTTATAATAAGTAATTGCCTGACGAACTTAATCTAAGTAGAAGCACAAGATAAATTCTAGAGATTTCTAGAGAGAGAATCCATATTCCTCTAATCCGATCGTATtaccttattattattatcacgaAGTAAATTAGGTTTCCGTAGGTGAAATACGATAAGATTAAATGGGAGCACTGCATTCACGGAGGTCTTATAGACCCCATACCTCCTCTAGATGCTCGTTTATGCCTTTAATggtagcatatcacgaaattgacgatgccAGAATTTCTCCAAAAGAAGGTAGGGTGAGTGGTGCAGATTACGAGTGTTGTGTTCACGCGCAATTGTCCGTGATCGTCCTGAAAACAGCGTGCGGAACGGCCTTTCTGTGCgaatttttctacgaggaACTTCGTAACGCACCAGCTTGTGCAGGCGTCGCGTCTGCTAGCGCATGGGAATCCGTGGGTTTTTCCAGCGGTCCATCCAAGTAAAACCATTGCATtggctgctgagaggaccgaTGCGTTTACAAAAGTGGCGTTGTAAGGtgttttgtaggaaaattcgtacaagCAGGTCATTTCTTACGCCAGTTTTCAGGATGGTAGGGTTGATTTGAACGTGAATACGCTCATAATCGTAATTCAAACCCTTAACCGTATCTTCTCCTGGAAAGATCATAACATCCTGAATTTCATGGTCTGCTATTCTCTTGGAACGAACATGTTGCATTTGCCGGATGACTACTTACGGCGGTCTCGCGTTCTATCCTTAATAGTATACCTGAATCACGAAAAGGTAGTAAAAGGGTGGGAGGAGGGGAGGGGGAGAGTTCCATACCCTGCGTACACTTCCGTCTAGCCTAAACCGCCTGTCCACGCCGAGCGTCCTCAGGTCCCCTTCctccacctcagtccagaacttccggaTGCGGCCAGGAGGCCTCTTCCGGCTTGCATCCGGGAGAATCCTCAGAGCACGTTGAACAAGACAGCCTGATGTGCCCCTGCAATCTGACCGAAAAACCAAAGACAATTTTCTGTAACCACTATCACCAACGGTGTCAGATGGTGATGCCTTTCACgcgtcatccgccggtacccCATATCGACATCCGTATAAAAATCTTCACTGTGACATATCGtaggccaaaagtagtcaAGCAATCATCTAAGCAGCTTCCATGTAGTTCATTTTTGACATCACTGTAGATGGCGCTGTCAAAGTCGCCGATCCACACATCATGATAGGGGGTTTAGCAAAGAGGTAGACTCACAGCTTGACTTCGcgagctgcgagtctacctttCTGAAGACAGTCGCAAACACTTCGCCAAGGAGTTGTGTGCAGAACAAGCCCTAGCGCATCTATGGTGTATATCGCTCTTACAGCTGCcgctgttcttcagcataTAGCCCAGGTAGCAGAGCAGCTTATCTCGAGTTAGATCTACTgcccgtccaccctgattccggTTGAAGATCTCGAgaagacccacatctgcttgcatttttcAGGGGTCAGGTGTAATCCATAACTAAGCTGAAGCTAGTCTCcatggtggtggtggatgCATGGTCGataacatgttgaagtttcgtgctGCTTCCCGCGAATATCACAAGATCCTCAGCGTATTCGAGATCGGTTAAGGGCCATCCCGATGGTGCTAGGGTGATATACGATTTTTCTGCTCTGAAAACGATCTTTGCGCTATAAAATACAATTACAGTAAAGTACAGCGTTGAATATCTCTCAACTACCTTCTCGCCCATTCAAAAAGGTAAAAGGTACTTTGTTACTCACAGGTACTCATTTGCTGATGTgcatttatcttttaatttgaaatgGAGCGCGTTTGCGAATATAACTAATATTTGTGAATAAGGTGGTTGAACATAAAATGAAGGGTTGATTTTCAAGCACAAAATCGATACAGCAGGTATCAATATGCTGTTCTGTATTTGTTAATCAAGTATTTATTTCTCTAACATGGTAAATATGTCTTATAAAGCAGCACTATCGATCGGTGTATTCACTACGTGCCCAGATTTGTACATAAGAACTAACAGAATTGTTCCCCAAACGTAGCTCACGtattttcctacatttttttcgttatttcccTGATGATAATCGTATGATAACATCTAGAGTGATTATATTCTTGTTTAAGAGTGTTATCCTTAAGAATTCGGATAAAACCGTCGATTTTCTGTTGGATTTTCATGCAATTTGGTTCAAAAGCGGACTGAAAGATACAAAATAGTGGATGCGTGGAGAATCGATTGGTTTAATTCCTGTAAACATCACCATTTCCCTACTTGAAAAGAGCATCATTTCATACAAGTTAATGCGTAAATTGACATgaactcataaaaaaaacaggaaaatcaggaaatgaaacaaaaccgTGCTCTCAATTACATCATAAAAGCTATTAAAAAGAATCGGATATATAAGTTCAAGGTGAATTTCGTTTAATTGAGTAATCTTATAGAAATATCGAAGAAGATCTCAACATCCCTAACAATTAACAGATTTGTTAACGTCATGAATGGAAATGACAATTACAAACGCAATTAGCGTGCTCTAAACCAAGAAGCTGCTCCTTAAAgcaatccaattttttttctatactaTTTACATGCTGGGTTTCACAATCACTGTTTTTGTTACCTCATTTATCTTCTCTAGCGAGCACACTCCTTCATTGTTTACTTTTTGAGTAGCCACGTATGtaatatgtttttattttgatatcaCTATGTATTTCATCTTAATTACTTACAACTGCTTGTATGTTTTAGATTATGTGTCATTTACAgcgtcttttcttctttcttcatttattcctattttgCCTTACTACCTTCATTTTAATGTTTACACTACattgtgaaaattgtttgttttctacaacgaaaaaaaaacacacacttATTGCACAAATAGTCACATAGATGTTGTTGAAATCTTGTCTTTTCCTTGTACACTTTAGAATTGGTTACTGACCGGGAAatgtttgctgtttttttatgctctcttatttcattttatttttgttgttgtttatgtcGTATGTTTTTATCTGTACGTATGTGTAGTTATACTTCGCCAACTATCGCGTTTGCGTAAACCAACAGTACGTCGAATCGTTCGAAGAGGATTTTACTCTATAATACTCAGGTCGTGAGGGGCCTCATATGGAGACGGTGGACTCCAGCTGCTCGTCTTCAGTCGATGCTCCTCTTCAAAAGGCAAGTTGATTCGTTTATTTCTATGTTATTTCACCTCACATGTAGCTGATTTTAACATTTCAACTTTTCACTAAATCTCCTTTTTATACCGGATAATAAACTGTTAGAGGTTCATCCATATTCCAAAACTAAGCATCGTTTTCTTTCATACGTAGTGATTTTTCGTATACAGACGACATATTTGATCCTTTTATGTTATTGTCTGAGTAACAGTGACTTTTGGGTGTTTAACACTATAAAGCTGTCGAATTGGAAGTTGTTATGATCGTCAGTGTCCTGTTTCTTTGATTTCACCATATACTTTTTTAGAATtcctttcttcccttttttgtttgaagatcATTCATCTTAGTGTCTTGTTATAAGCGTTTTTTATATACACGAACGAATTACACAGTTATGATCATCTGCAACCATGAACTTGTAGGAAATGAGACttctttagaagaaaagaCATCGTCCTCTAGAAGGTAATGTTATGGTAAGTTTGATTGGTTAAGAAAGTAACGGAAATTTCTATTATGATTTGCAAACTACAGATTGAGCTAAGTATTTTACTAATTAGTACTTGACGGAAAAGTTATTTTATGCAGTTTTATGGCATTGAATATGCATCGAGCACGACTCATCCTGAATTAACGGCGGTAACGTTTACACAGACGTGAAGAGTAGTGAACTTAcgttaatccagaaaaaaaaaaatcatcatggATGATTTTTGACTGTTGCATCCGACATAGCCATTAAAAGAGGTACGAATTGAGCTTATGGTATTATTAACTCGGCCTTTACCTCCAGCCTAAGGGTGACTGACATCATCACCTCGGAAGACCGCTTCCTTGCGTTGTTTCGTTTCggaaacattgtttttttttttgcgcgttCAGTTAATTTTCAGGGATTTTAATAAGTAGACAGAAGTAAGGATTAAcactttttgtaaatttcttgAAAGTAATTATAAGTGACATGACAAGGTAAGACTAACTGTATGGAGTTTGACGAGGGTTTGGCGAGTTTCTACTACTTGTTCCTTCCAGCTCGTAAACGTAAATTCACTATGTCATATCACGTGGATTTGCCGTAGTGTGATAGTGGTAAAAACTCGTACAGAATCCTCTAAATACATCTTACCCTTGAAAAACCCTTTAAAGATCAATTAGACtgaatgaattttgtttttgtgctaGTAGTTCAGGTTATAACTCGTGCAAATTTGTAACCATCCGCTTATTACGgatgttttctttaaaagcTATATTCAGAAGCAATAtgatatatttaaaaatacataaagTACCAtaaattaacatttttttccattgcaaGAGTTCCTCTTTACCATTACATTGATCTACTCGATCCAATCGAAGGTGAAATCCATCATCCAAGAGGATCTTCATCCATTTAAAAATACGTAAAGTACcataaattcctttttttcattgcaagAGTTCCTCTTTACCATTACATTGATCTACTCAATCCAATCGAAGGAGAAATCTATCATCTATGAGGGTCTCCATCGTGGAATTATTTAGTACAATTAGTTTTGTGATCTGGAGATTTGTAactcttcgtcttttttttgcgtgatGTAGTTTAATACGTAGGCGAAGATTAGCTGATACATTTCATTAAACAGACCACTATCGTAGGTGTTTCAATCTCAACAACCAGTTTAATGTGAATGATAGTGCTTGTGGTATTTGTTGAAAGTTTGTCATGTGTCATAGTGCAAACATGTGtgctttgtttcttgtttaaaTGTTGGGCGATCTCTCATACCAGCACGTGAGTAATTGCTCCTTGTCTTATACACGGTTTATTGTTGAATTTTGATaatgttatttgaaaaaatcaaacgcAATATTGAGTTCATTTTATCTGTCATATTACAGAACATCATTTCCAGAAAGAGGGCGGAGAATTgaatatgttattatattatattattattactatcattaGAGTACTTTGCTATGCTTCTGATTGATCAATTTTTTGTCGGTTactaaaataaatttgattgCTTAGATTAAATTTGGTCCCTGTATTTTAGTGTTTCAAAACGAGGTGGAAATAAACGTTAACGTTTTGTATCAACGGTTATTGTAAACTGTGaagtcagaacatttttttcactgattgattgaatgtttttgatttttgtattCAAAAAACAATGATCTAGGATGTGACATTTCCCAGCGACGGGTCATAAATGAAAGTGATTAGATTTTCTTGATTTGTTAAATGACAGAGTCGGATTTGTGGTTTCTTTCTGCGCCtttattcctcttttcttactaaataaataaataatatacagTTATCAAAATTCCTCTAATTCTTCTCATTAAGCTACTTCAGATAGGTTATTCCTTATGAGATGAGAATCATTGGCAAGTTCTCATCGTTCACCCTGGGTGATtgtgaaaatcaatgaaaacgACTAATGGTAACGGAATTGGTGGTTTTGTATGTACGGTGGACTATccagaatatttttgtt is a window encoding:
- a CDS encoding hypothetical protein (NECATOR_CHRX.G21591.T1) is translated as MLILNAPFIIYDALQHWFSKEGQSSGGPGYRIRYVTVKGMSLGKLSIDKVDVKGKRVLIRVDFNVPQKDGKITNNQRVVAAIPTIKYCLDNGAKAVVLMSHLGRPDGQKNMKFTLAPVAEELKKLLNKEVKFLPDCVGAEVEAAVADPAPGSIFLLENLRFYVEEEGKGVNEHGEKIKADHDAVEKFRASLTKLGDIYVNDAFGTAHRAHSSMVGVKLDTRACGFLMKNELVYFGKALSDPDRPFLAILGGAKVADKIQLIKNMLDKVNEMIIGGGMAFTFLKVDQNVEIGNSLYDEEGAKIVKDLLAKAKEKNVLIHLPVDFVVGDKFAEDANSKVTTLAEGVPAGHMGLDVGPKSQELFAEAVARAKTIVWNGPPGVFEFEKFSQGTKSLMDAVVKATASGAVTIIGGGDTATACKKFKTEDKVSHVSTGGGASLELLEGKVLPGVDALSPAP